Below is a window of Candidatus Endomicrobium procryptotermitis DNA.
ACATGTTCCGGATTAATCCGTAGGAATATTTGCTTATGAAAAAATCAATTTTAATTGCAATTATTTTTGCGATTTTGGCTGTATTTTTTGCCTATACTTATCTTTCCAATCTTGAAAGCACGTACAGAACTATGGCTGAACCCATAACGGTTGTAATCGCCAATCAAAAAATCAGTCAAGGCTCGGTAATAACAAAAGAGATGTTATTAGAAAAGAAAGTTCCAAAAGAGTACGTGCAGCCTAAAGCTTTTGCCACAATAAATAATTTATTTACAAAAGAAGGAAAGTCCATTTATATTTCTTTAAACACCGTTGAAGCCGGCGAGCAAATAATGTCCACAAAAGTTTCAAGAGCAAACGCCGAGACCGGAATAGTCAATATTATTCCCGAAGGTTATAAAGCTTTGGCCGTAAATTTTGATGTGGAAAGTTCAAACGTTATCACTCCCGGCAGTAGAATAGATATTTTGAGCGTTATCGAATATGAGGACACAGATGGTAAAATGCAGGAATCGATATTTATGATAGCTCAAAATATTTTGGTTTTAGCAGTCGGAAACAATTATCTTGGTTCAGTCGCTCAAAAAAATGACGATGAGTCAAGACGTGGATCGATAATCACGCTTGCAGTAACTATTGAAGAAGCGCAGACTATAATGCTTGCCGCAGATAACGGCAGTCTTAAATATATTATACGTCCAGCAGGCGACAGTGAAATTTATAGTATTAAACCTATGAAAATTTCCGATGTTATAAAAGATATTTCAACAATTGCTGTTCGGCAAAAATCCGCTTTCGGAAACGATAAAGAAGATATAAAAGCGATGAAACAACGTCAGAAAGAAGCTTTAGAAATGATAAATAAATACGCAAATCAGAAATAGGTAAAAATGCTTCTAATTTCACCTACATGCAGTTCTCTTCACAGAGCGTTGATAGCAAATGGATTATCTTCGGTATGTAAAAATAACGGATACGAAAATATCATTTTAGATTTTTCCGTGCCTGGAACTGAAGCTTTTTGGTCTGTTTATAAAAACGGAATGAAATATGTCGAAGATATTTTGCCCGTTTTACCCGCAATAAATCCTAAAATGATAAGAAGTTTATTATCTTCTGGCAATATTAATTTTGTGCTGGGACTTAAAAACAAAAAAATTGGCGATATTAATTATGAAAGCATTGTTTATTTGATTGATGTGGTTGAAAATGCCTATAAATACATTTTTTTAATTCTTCCAGAAGAGTTTAACTACAATGTTTCGGAAATTATAAGAAAATCGCAGTCAATACTTTTACCTTTTACTTCGGATCCGATTTCGGCCAAAAATGTTTTGCTAAACGCCGAGTTTTTGTCGGAAAAATGTGCCGCAGCGTTAAAAATATTTCCCTTGAAACTTGACATCGGCTATGAATTCCACAGCGAAAAAATACTGCATTTATCTCAAATATTTAAAAATTGTTTATCCGCTGATTTTAATTTTGAAACGCAGAGTCGGATACTTTCTCCAAAATATTCTTTTAAGGACAGTTCGGATGGTTTTGTTTTGGCTTTAAACGAAATTATCAGACGTTGCAGTTCATATTTAAACAAAAATGCAGATATGGACGAAAGCGGTAAAAACTATTTTCAAAATGAAGAAGTTTATAAAGAGCTGAGAAATAAAATACATACCGAGCTTGTAGAACGAATGAAAGAATATGCTGACGAAATCGATACCGAGCAGCTTAAAAAAACGTCGAGAATAAAAATAGACGAAATATTAAAAAAGCTCGATATCAAACTTCCTGACAATATTTCCCAAAGGCTTTTTAAAG
It encodes the following:
- the cpaB gene encoding Flp pilus assembly protein CpaB, whose translation is MKKSILIAIIFAILAVFFAYTYLSNLESTYRTMAEPITVVIANQKISQGSVITKEMLLEKKVPKEYVQPKAFATINNLFTKEGKSIYISLNTVEAGEQIMSTKVSRANAETGIVNIIPEGYKALAVNFDVESSNVITPGSRIDILSVIEYEDTDGKMQESIFMIAQNILVLAVGNNYLGSVAQKNDDESRRGSIITLAVTIEEAQTIMLAADNGSLKYIIRPAGDSEIYSIKPMKISDVIKDISTIAVRQKSAFGNDKEDIKAMKQRQKEALEMINKYANQK